The Rhodopseudomonas palustris genome window below encodes:
- a CDS encoding fatty-acid--CoA ligase produces the protein MLGLMQDWPLLCHRIIEHAARIHGNQEVVTRSVEGPIVRTTYAQIHQRALKVSQMLDRAGIKLGDRVATIAWNTARHLECWYGIMGIGAICHTVNPRLFPDQIAWIVNHAQDRVMITDLTFVPVLEKIADQIPSVERFVVLTDAEHMPQTTLKNAIAYEEWLKEADGDVEWKTFDENTAAAMCYTSGTTGDPKGVLYSHRSNVLHALMANNPDALGTRAADTMLPVVPLFHANSWGIAFSAPSMGTKLVMPGAKLDGASVYELLSTEKVTHTAGVPTVWLMLLQYMQKEKLTLPHLKMVVCGGSAMPRSMIKAFVDMGAEARHAWGMTEMSPLGTLATLKPPFDQTTGDARLDVLATQGYPPFGVEMKITDDAGKDQPWDGKTFGRLKVSGPAIAKAYYRVDKEILDDAGFFDTGDVATIDKDGYMRITDRSKDVIKSGGEWISSIDLENLAVGHPKVAEAAVIGVYHPKWDERPLLICQLKPDVTCTRDEILQYMDGKIAKWWMPDDIVFVDAIPHTATGKILKTALRDQFKTYTLPGAAA, from the coding sequence ATGCTTGGACTGATGCAAGACTGGCCTTTGCTGTGTCATCGGATCATCGAGCACGCGGCCCGGATCCACGGCAACCAGGAGGTGGTCACCCGCTCGGTCGAGGGTCCGATCGTCCGCACCACCTATGCGCAGATCCATCAGCGGGCACTGAAAGTCAGCCAGATGCTGGATCGCGCCGGCATCAAGCTCGGCGACCGCGTCGCGACGATCGCCTGGAACACCGCCCGGCATCTGGAATGCTGGTACGGCATTATGGGAATCGGCGCGATTTGCCATACGGTCAATCCGCGGCTTTTTCCGGACCAGATCGCCTGGATCGTGAACCACGCCCAGGACCGGGTGATGATCACCGATCTCACCTTCGTGCCGGTGCTGGAGAAGATCGCCGACCAGATTCCGAGCGTGGAGCGCTTCGTGGTGCTCACCGACGCCGAGCACATGCCGCAGACCACGCTGAAGAACGCGATCGCGTATGAAGAGTGGCTGAAGGAAGCCGACGGCGACGTCGAGTGGAAGACCTTCGACGAGAACACCGCGGCGGCGATGTGCTACACCTCCGGCACCACCGGTGATCCGAAGGGAGTGCTGTATTCCCACCGCTCCAACGTGCTGCACGCGCTGATGGCCAACAACCCGGACGCGCTCGGCACCCGCGCCGCCGACACCATGCTGCCGGTGGTTCCGCTGTTTCACGCCAATAGCTGGGGCATCGCGTTCTCGGCTCCGTCGATGGGCACCAAGCTGGTGATGCCCGGCGCCAAGCTCGATGGCGCGTCGGTCTATGAGCTGCTGTCGACCGAGAAGGTCACCCACACCGCCGGCGTGCCGACCGTGTGGCTGATGCTGCTGCAATATATGCAGAAGGAAAAGCTGACGCTGCCGCATCTGAAGATGGTGGTGTGCGGCGGCTCGGCGATGCCGCGCTCGATGATCAAGGCGTTCGTCGACATGGGCGCCGAGGCCCGCCACGCCTGGGGCATGACCGAGATGAGCCCGCTCGGCACGCTCGCCACACTGAAACCGCCGTTCGACCAGACCACCGGCGACGCCCGGCTCGACGTGCTGGCGACCCAGGGCTACCCGCCGTTCGGCGTCGAGATGAAGATCACCGACGACGCCGGCAAGGATCAGCCGTGGGACGGCAAGACCTTCGGCCGGCTGAAAGTGTCGGGCCCGGCGATCGCCAAGGCGTATTACCGCGTCGACAAGGAGATCCTCGACGACGCCGGCTTCTTCGACACCGGCGACGTCGCGACCATCGACAAGGACGGCTACATGCGGATCACCGACCGCTCCAAGGACGTGATCAAGTCCGGCGGCGAGTGGATCTCCTCGATCGACCTCGAAAACCTCGCGGTCGGCCATCCCAAGGTGGCGGAAGCGGCGGTCATCGGCGTGTATCACCCGAAATGGGACGAACGCCCGCTGCTGATCTGCCAGCTCAAGCCCGACGTCACCTGCACCCGCGACGAGATCCTGCAGTACATGGACGGCAAGATCGCCAAATGGTGGATGCCCGACGACATCGTGTTCGTCGATGCCATCCCGCATACGGCGACCGGCAAGATCCTGAAAACCGCGCTGCGCGATCAGTTCAAGACCTACACGCTGCCGGGCGCGGCTGCGTAG
- a CDS encoding acyltransferase family protein: MQMGVGAQPVDVRPQPAAEARPGRNSGLDALRAVMTLLVLFHHTAITYGASGGWFYHEVTPNGSLSSQLLTMFVATNQAYFMGLFFLLAGYFTPAAFRTKGSSAYLRDRLLRLGVPLLLFGLVIGPLTVALAGLASGHAFWPTQLTLWQRGRFIEGPLWFAEALLIFGVAAVPWLLLSQRSTAPQATVAQFPSNITLAILAVLTGAAAFVLRLWWPVGTSWHGLQFGYFASYVVLFAAGCLAARPRWLERIPRRTARIWFGIALVSLPLLPLSAGVWPPGPTNSSDGGWTIPAAIYAFWEPLVAWGLILLLLVVFQRRYQHLVLRWQQLAARAYTIYIIHPPVLVGLALAWRSMTAPPLLKFAVTGIATCVACFLLAGLILRIPRIQKIL; the protein is encoded by the coding sequence ATGCAGATGGGTGTGGGGGCTCAGCCTGTGGATGTGCGCCCCCAACCCGCCGCCGAAGCTCGGCCGGGCCGCAACAGCGGACTCGACGCGCTGCGGGCGGTGATGACTCTGCTGGTGCTGTTTCATCACACCGCGATTACCTACGGCGCCAGCGGCGGCTGGTTCTATCATGAGGTGACGCCCAACGGATCGCTGTCGTCGCAACTGTTGACGATGTTCGTGGCCACCAATCAGGCCTACTTCATGGGCCTGTTCTTTCTGCTCGCCGGCTATTTCACCCCGGCCGCCTTCCGCACCAAGGGCAGCTCGGCTTATTTGCGCGACCGGCTGCTACGGCTCGGCGTGCCCCTGCTGCTGTTCGGATTGGTGATCGGGCCGTTGACCGTCGCACTTGCCGGGCTCGCCAGCGGCCATGCGTTCTGGCCGACGCAGCTGACGCTGTGGCAGCGCGGTCGGTTCATCGAAGGTCCGCTGTGGTTTGCCGAGGCACTGCTGATCTTTGGGGTCGCGGCAGTGCCCTGGCTGCTGCTTTCCCAACGATCCACGGCCCCACAAGCCACCGTGGCTCAGTTTCCTTCCAACATCACACTGGCGATCCTGGCGGTGCTCACCGGCGCCGCAGCGTTCGTCCTCCGGCTGTGGTGGCCGGTCGGGACGAGTTGGCACGGGCTGCAGTTCGGTTACTTCGCCAGCTACGTCGTGCTGTTCGCTGCCGGATGCTTGGCGGCGAGACCACGCTGGCTGGAGCGAATCCCACGACGCACCGCAAGGATCTGGTTTGGCATCGCGCTGGTGAGCCTGCCGTTGCTGCCGCTTTCCGCCGGAGTGTGGCCGCCGGGCCCCACCAACTCGTCCGACGGTGGTTGGACGATCCCGGCGGCGATCTACGCCTTTTGGGAGCCGCTGGTGGCTTGGGGGCTGATCCTGCTGTTGCTGGTTGTGTTTCAGCGCCGATATCAGCATCTCGTCCTGCGATGGCAGCAACTCGCCGCGCGGGCCTACACCATCTACATCATCCATCCACCGGTGCTGGTCGGATTAGCGCTCGCCTGGCGCAGCATGACGGCGCCGCCGCTGCTCAAGTTCGCCGTGACAGGCATCGCCACCTGCGTCGCCTGCTTCCTGCTGGCCGGCCTGATTCTGCGGATCCCACGAATTCAGAAGATCCTTTAA
- a CDS encoding DUF1499 domain-containing protein has protein sequence MARRFSAPYLKEPVSGLATWARNLAVFSAVATLVSIGVVRFGFLEMRPAMATWFGALALAGVSILLALAGFAAIWQNGSRGIPRILLALLLDALILAYPAYLGWQYRSLPAIHDITTDSIDPPQFETLARLRVGDDVNTAVYAGLYSAERQRAAYPNIETLQVEMPVQRAYDIVLQLVNRRKWRVVDERPPQLPKREGHIEAVARTTILSLPEDVVIRLRPDGEDTRIDIRSSSRYFESDLGSNAARIAKLTEDINTAVENAPTPKAEPAAKQPAKAKAKK, from the coding sequence ATGGCGCGCAGATTTTCCGCTCCGTATCTGAAGGAGCCCGTCTCCGGACTCGCCACCTGGGCCCGCAATCTCGCGGTGTTCTCCGCGGTGGCGACGCTGGTGTCGATCGGTGTGGTGCGATTCGGCTTTCTCGAAATGCGCCCGGCGATGGCGACCTGGTTCGGCGCGCTGGCGCTGGCCGGGGTGTCGATCCTGCTGGCGCTCGCCGGGTTCGCGGCGATCTGGCAAAATGGCTCGCGCGGCATCCCGCGCATTCTGCTGGCGCTGCTGCTGGACGCACTGATCCTCGCCTACCCGGCCTATCTCGGCTGGCAGTACCGCAGCCTGCCGGCGATCCACGACATCACCACCGATTCGATCGATCCGCCGCAGTTCGAGACCCTTGCGCGGCTGCGGGTCGGCGACGACGTCAACACCGCGGTCTATGCCGGCCTGTACTCCGCCGAGCGGCAGCGCGCCGCCTATCCAAACATCGAGACGCTTCAGGTCGAGATGCCGGTGCAGCGCGCCTATGACATCGTGCTGCAGCTGGTGAACCGGCGGAAATGGCGGGTGGTCGACGAGCGCCCGCCGCAGCTGCCGAAGCGTGAAGGCCATATCGAGGCGGTGGCACGCACCACCATCCTGAGCCTGCCCGAAGACGTGGTGATCCGGCTGCGGCCGGACGGCGAGGACACCCGGATCGATATTCGGTCGTCGTCGCGCTATTTCGAAAGCGACCTCGGCAGTAACGCGGCGCGGATCGCCAAGCTCACCGAGGACATCAACACCGCGGTCGAGAACGCGCCGACCCCGAAGGCCGAGCCGGCCGCCAAGCAGCCGGCCAAGGCGAAAGCCAAGAAGTAA
- a CDS encoding cysteine rich repeat-containing protein — protein sequence MNTSNRSDRPAPLFRAPDVLVRATLAAACVVAALMLTLQMASAQDRGAAREACKADYQKLCNGVSPGGGRIKKCLNDNFSALSDPCKQALGGADK from the coding sequence ATGAACACTTCGAACCGGTCCGATCGTCCCGCGCCGCTGTTCCGTGCGCCCGACGTGCTGGTGCGGGCAACGCTGGCCGCGGCCTGCGTGGTCGCGGCGCTGATGCTGACCCTGCAGATGGCGAGCGCGCAAGATCGCGGTGCGGCGCGCGAAGCCTGCAAGGCGGACTATCAGAAGCTCTGCAACGGGGTGTCGCCGGGCGGCGGCCGCATCAAGAAGTGCCTGAACGATAATTTCAGCGCGCTGTCCGATCCGTGCAAACAGGCGCTCGGCGGCGCCGACAAGTAA
- a CDS encoding periplasmic heavy metal sensor — translation MTISLGRFTPERWLLLASLCINVALGAYIGAQWLRPQWTPPHAGMPMRLIERVASRLPPADADILWRNFNAKQVTLQPLQRDYVAALRTTLNLAAQPELDKPALRAAVENARDKRSKVGDAMIDTFVETLEQISPEGRRQLAGRLFR, via the coding sequence ATGACGATCTCGCTCGGCCGCTTCACCCCGGAGCGCTGGCTGCTGCTGGCCTCGCTGTGTATCAACGTCGCGCTCGGCGCCTATATCGGCGCGCAGTGGCTGCGGCCGCAATGGACGCCGCCGCATGCCGGCATGCCGATGCGGCTGATCGAGCGCGTCGCCTCGCGCCTGCCGCCGGCCGACGCCGACATCTTGTGGCGCAACTTCAATGCCAAGCAGGTGACGCTGCAGCCGCTGCAGCGCGACTACGTGGCGGCGCTGCGCACCACCTTGAATCTCGCCGCGCAGCCCGAGCTCGACAAGCCGGCGCTCCGCGCTGCGGTCGAGAACGCGCGCGACAAGCGCAGCAAGGTCGGCGACGCGATGATCGACACCTTCGTCGAGACGCTGGAGCAGATTTCTCCGGAAGGACGCCGGCAACTCGCCGGCCGGCTGTTTCGTTGA
- a CDS encoding RNA polymerase sigma factor, with amino-acid sequence MWCGRMRWRRFTARRWWSRARPWCRCRGNAGSPAPGGRADRVPAAIIKLNRGAPAQAGGLRPLSIEHDSDEVLMLAVAERRQQAFRVLMARHMPRAIRLAQRIVRDPAEADDIGQEAFLRVWNKASSFDPKIARFSTWLYRIVLNLSFDRTRKPRHAPIEDAAEVASADPAPVEALIAAQQQRLLEAALAELPERQRGAIALFHMEGLSGEEAARAMNLSPKAFESLLGRARLTLKKAVEKRQDDRRRA; translated from the coding sequence ATGTGGTGCGGCCGTATGCGGTGGCGCCGGTTTACGGCGCGCCGGTGGTGGTCGCGGGCGCGCCCGTGGTGCCGGTGCCGCGGCAATGCTGGATCGCCGGCGCCTGGCGGCCGTGCTGACCGCGTGCCGGCGGCGATTATCAAGCTCAACCGGGGCGCGCCGGCTCAGGCCGGCGGGCTTCGACCGTTGAGCATCGAACACGATAGCGACGAGGTGCTGATGCTGGCGGTCGCAGAGCGCCGGCAGCAGGCCTTTCGCGTGCTGATGGCGCGCCATATGCCCCGCGCCATCCGGCTCGCGCAGCGCATCGTCCGCGATCCGGCCGAAGCGGATGACATCGGCCAGGAGGCGTTTCTGCGGGTGTGGAACAAGGCGTCGTCGTTCGATCCGAAGATCGCGCGGTTTTCGACCTGGCTGTACCGGATCGTGCTGAACCTCAGCTTCGATCGCACCCGCAAGCCGAGGCATGCGCCGATCGAGGATGCCGCCGAGGTGGCGTCGGCCGACCCGGCGCCGGTCGAAGCTCTGATCGCCGCGCAGCAGCAGCGGCTGTTGGAGGCGGCGCTGGCCGAACTGCCGGAGCGGCAGCGCGGTGCGATCGCGCTGTTTCATATGGAAGGGCTGTCCGGCGAAGAGGCCGCCCGCGCGATGAATCTCAGCCCGAAGGCATTCGAGTCGCTGCTGGGGCGGGCGCGGCTGACGCTCAAGAAAGCAGTCGAGAAACGACAGGACGACAGGAGGCGGGCATGA
- a CDS encoding methyl-accepting chemotaxis protein, which yields MLSRLHLTIGRRIYLLIGLGFIGLLGLTLLDSRELATGLQQQKQIELRHLAELAVSFVKDEHDAAQRGEISTDEAQKRAQARIAKLRYGGNEYFFITDMQSKMLMHPIAKQLIGQDQSSAKDPNGKMLFAEMVNTVRRSGSGFVDYVWPKPGSDKPQPKLTFVTGFEPWGWVIGTGVYIDDLDAQTWNAMQHSLIAAALVLLITIAVSVFIARRITKPIQAMTGAMKDLAGGRIDIEVPGIGRHDEIGEMAEAVEVFKVNAQERRRLEGERQEMEARAEAERRAHANQVAEAFERAIGEIVETVSAASDELEASATTLTRTAEQSQELATAVAAASEEASTNVQSVASATEEMSSSVNEISRQVQESARIAHEAVDQARQTNGRVEELAKAASRIGDVVELISTIAGQTNLLALNATIEAARAGEAGRGFAVVASEVKALAEQTAKATGEITLQINGIQAATDQSVAAIKEIGETIAKMSEISSTIAAAVEEQGAATQEISRNVQQASLGTQQVSSNITDVQRGATETGAASSQVLAAAKSLSGDSNRLKVEVSNFLDSVRAA from the coding sequence ATGCTGTCTCGACTGCACTTGACTATCGGCCGACGCATCTACTTGCTGATCGGCCTCGGTTTTATCGGCCTTCTCGGCCTCACATTGTTGGATTCCCGCGAGCTGGCGACCGGCCTGCAGCAACAGAAACAGATCGAGCTCAGGCATCTTGCCGAATTGGCCGTCAGCTTCGTCAAGGACGAACATGACGCCGCGCAGCGTGGTGAGATCAGCACCGACGAGGCGCAGAAGCGCGCCCAGGCGCGGATCGCCAAGCTGCGCTACGGCGGCAACGAGTACTTCTTCATCACCGACATGCAGAGCAAAATGCTCATGCATCCGATCGCCAAGCAGCTGATCGGGCAGGATCAATCCAGCGCCAAGGACCCGAACGGCAAGATGCTGTTCGCCGAGATGGTCAACACGGTTCGCCGCAGCGGAAGCGGCTTCGTCGACTACGTCTGGCCAAAGCCGGGCTCCGACAAGCCGCAGCCGAAGCTGACCTTCGTGACCGGCTTCGAACCGTGGGGCTGGGTGATCGGCACTGGCGTCTATATCGACGACCTCGACGCCCAAACCTGGAACGCGATGCAGCACTCGCTGATCGCAGCCGCCCTAGTGCTGCTGATCACCATCGCGGTGTCGGTGTTCATCGCGCGGCGGATCACCAAGCCGATCCAGGCAATGACGGGCGCGATGAAGGATCTGGCCGGCGGCCGCATCGACATCGAGGTGCCGGGCATCGGCCGCCACGACGAAATCGGCGAGATGGCGGAAGCTGTCGAGGTGTTCAAGGTCAACGCGCAGGAACGTCGGCGGCTCGAAGGCGAGCGGCAGGAGATGGAAGCGCGCGCCGAGGCCGAGCGCCGGGCTCACGCTAACCAGGTTGCCGAAGCATTCGAGCGCGCCATCGGTGAGATCGTCGAGACCGTCTCGGCGGCCTCGGACGAGCTGGAGGCTTCGGCCACCACGCTGACCCGCACCGCCGAGCAATCGCAGGAGCTCGCGACCGCCGTGGCCGCGGCCTCCGAAGAAGCCTCGACCAACGTGCAGTCGGTGGCATCGGCGACCGAGGAGATGTCGTCGTCGGTCAACGAGATCAGCCGCCAGGTCCAGGAATCGGCCCGGATCGCCCACGAAGCAGTCGACCAGGCGCGCCAGACCAACGGCCGCGTCGAAGAGCTCGCCAAGGCGGCCTCCCGGATCGGCGATGTGGTCGAACTGATCAGCACCATTGCGGGTCAGACCAACCTCTTGGCGCTCAACGCCACCATCGAGGCGGCGCGCGCCGGTGAAGCCGGTCGCGGCTTCGCGGTGGTTGCCAGCGAGGTCAAGGCGCTGGCCGAGCAGACCGCCAAGGCCACCGGCGAGATCACGCTGCAGATCAACGGCATCCAGGCGGCGACCGACCAGTCGGTGGCGGCCATCAAGGAGATCGGCGAGACCATCGCCAAGATGTCGGAGATCTCGTCGACGATCGCCGCTGCGGTCGAGGAGCAAGGCGCGGCGACGCAGGAGATCTCCCGCAACGTCCAGCAGGCGTCGCTCGGCACCCAGCAGGTGTCGTCGAACATCACCGACGTGCAGCGCGGGGCGACCGAGACCGGCGCGGCCTCGTCCCAGGTGCTTGCGGCGGCGAAGTCGCTGTCCGGCGACTCCAACCGGCTCAAGGTCGAAGTCTCGAACTTCCTGGATTCGGTCCGCGCCGCCTAA
- a CDS encoding ATP-grasp domain-containing protein yields the protein MSTNPSQLVAADRIGFARLTKRAFDGENLYPLWQELMSKTDAGTATPGEQLDLALITQLFGHKQAGLSVQTETLKQQQLFRSPCASNNPRLRVLALAADIDMGGNTPIEFLLQDSGIELQTLYVVDGVPLPDPLPAHDVAIVIASDSDECMSALAAIEARVADWPAPLLNPPHLIRHLDRDKLYRLIGDIEGLEIPDTISVGRDTLVAAANGSAMLPEMTGGVDFPIIVRPRGSHAGFGLARITDSVALLDYLRDRQESDYFIARYVDYASDDGQFRKYRVVVVDGKPYACHMAIANRWDIWYLNAGMAEDEVKRLEEAAFFHTFDFGFALRHKTALDGMIERIGLDYFTIDCAQTPRGDLLVFEIDNTAVVHDMDSPELYPYKPPQMHKIFDAFASMLERRVASRLTSVA from the coding sequence ATGTCCACTAACCCCTCCCAGCTTGTCGCCGCCGACCGGATCGGCTTCGCCCGCCTGACCAAGCGCGCCTTCGACGGCGAGAATCTGTATCCGCTGTGGCAGGAGCTGATGAGCAAGACCGACGCCGGCACCGCGACGCCCGGCGAGCAGCTCGATCTGGCGCTGATCACGCAATTGTTCGGCCACAAGCAGGCCGGCCTGTCGGTGCAGACCGAGACGCTGAAGCAGCAGCAGCTGTTCCGCTCGCCCTGCGCCAGCAACAATCCGCGGCTGCGGGTGCTGGCGCTGGCCGCCGACATCGACATGGGCGGCAACACCCCGATCGAATTCCTGCTGCAGGATTCCGGCATCGAACTGCAGACACTGTATGTGGTCGACGGCGTGCCGCTGCCCGATCCGCTGCCGGCGCACGACGTCGCGATCGTGATCGCCTCCGACTCCGACGAATGCATGAGCGCGCTCGCGGCGATCGAAGCGCGCGTCGCCGACTGGCCAGCGCCGCTGCTCAACCCGCCGCACCTGATCCGCCATCTCGACCGCGACAAGCTGTACCGGCTGATCGGCGACATCGAAGGGCTGGAGATCCCCGACACCATCTCGGTCGGACGCGATACGCTGGTCGCCGCCGCCAACGGCTCGGCGATGCTGCCGGAGATGACCGGCGGGGTCGATTTCCCGATCATCGTCCGGCCGCGCGGCTCGCATGCCGGCTTCGGCCTCGCCCGCATCACCGACAGCGTCGCGCTGCTCGACTATCTGCGCGACCGCCAGGAGAGCGATTATTTCATCGCACGCTACGTCGATTACGCCAGCGACGACGGCCAGTTCCGCAAATATCGCGTCGTGGTGGTGGACGGCAAACCGTATGCCTGCCACATGGCGATCGCCAATCGCTGGGACATCTGGTACCTCAACGCCGGGATGGCCGAGGACGAGGTCAAGCGTCTCGAGGAAGCTGCGTTCTTCCACACCTTCGATTTCGGTTTCGCGCTGCGCCACAAGACCGCGCTCGACGGCATGATCGAGCGGATCGGGCTCGATTACTTCACCATCGACTGCGCCCAGACCCCACGCGGCGATCTGCTGGTCTTCGAAATCGACAACACCGCGGTGGTCCATGACATGGACAGCCCCGAGCTCTATCCCTACAAGCCGCCGCAGATGCACAAGATCTTCGACGCCTTCGCGTCGATGCTGGAGCGACGCGTGGCATCGCGTCTGACGAGCGTGGCGTGA